In Mesorhizobium sp. 113-3-3, a genomic segment contains:
- a CDS encoding acyl-CoA dehydrogenase, whose amino-acid sequence MYRAPVEDIAFTLKHVAGMKSALDAGTFGDLVEDLVDAVLGEAGRFATEEVAPLYKIGDEHGAVLKDAAVNTPPGWKDLYRRWIDGGWNALSGPEDYGGQALPTMLGVAALEMWNSAAMAFGIGPTLTMGAVEALDKHASEALKAKYLAKLVSGEWMGTMNLTEPQAGSDLAALRSRAEPAGDGTYRIFGQKIFITYGEHDFTDNIIHLVLARLPDAPAGTRGISLFLVPKFFVNDDGSLGGRNDVFCSGLEHKLGIHASPTCTMIYGDGFQGARPGAVGWLIGEENKGLACMFTMMNNARLCVGMQGVAVAEAATQKAMAYANERRQGKAADYAGAGMAPIVHHPDVQRNLLTMKALTQTARAISYSCAHAIDMARVSDGDEAAHWRDRANLLTPLAKAFSTDVGVEVASLGVQVHGGMGFIEETGAAAFYRDARIAPIYEGTNGIQAIDLVTRKLPLGGGEHVHGFIGELAAVANAVRTSNLQGFGRTADALDAALSDLTQATRFLQKLSADGRMEEALAGATPYLRLISLAAGGAYLARGALADQGRIALCRFFAENLLGEARTLKERVIDGAESLAAAGKTLISA is encoded by the coding sequence ATGTATCGGGCACCGGTCGAGGATATCGCGTTCACGCTGAAGCATGTGGCGGGTATGAAATCCGCTCTCGATGCCGGCACATTCGGCGATCTCGTTGAGGATCTGGTCGATGCCGTCCTTGGCGAGGCCGGCCGTTTCGCCACCGAGGAGGTGGCGCCCCTCTACAAGATCGGCGACGAACACGGTGCCGTGCTGAAAGACGCCGCCGTCAACACGCCGCCCGGCTGGAAGGACCTCTATCGCCGCTGGATCGATGGCGGCTGGAACGCGCTGTCCGGCCCTGAAGACTATGGCGGCCAGGCGCTGCCGACCATGCTGGGCGTCGCGGCGCTCGAAATGTGGAACTCCGCCGCCATGGCCTTCGGCATTGGCCCGACGCTGACCATGGGCGCGGTGGAAGCGCTCGACAAGCATGCCTCCGAGGCGCTCAAGGCGAAATATCTGGCAAAGCTCGTCTCCGGCGAGTGGATGGGCACGATGAACCTGACCGAACCGCAGGCGGGCTCGGATCTCGCCGCCTTGCGTTCGCGCGCCGAGCCCGCCGGCGACGGCACCTATCGCATCTTCGGCCAGAAGATATTCATCACCTATGGCGAGCACGATTTCACCGACAACATCATCCATCTGGTGCTGGCGCGGCTGCCGGACGCACCGGCCGGCACGCGCGGCATCTCGCTGTTCCTGGTGCCGAAATTCTTCGTCAACGATGATGGCTCGCTCGGCGGCCGCAACGACGTGTTCTGTTCCGGCCTCGAGCACAAGCTCGGCATCCATGCCTCGCCGACCTGCACCATGATCTATGGCGACGGGTTCCAGGGCGCCAGGCCCGGCGCCGTTGGCTGGCTGATCGGCGAGGAGAACAAGGGCCTCGCCTGCATGTTCACCATGATGAACAATGCGCGGCTTTGCGTCGGCATGCAGGGCGTCGCGGTCGCGGAAGCCGCGACGCAGAAGGCGATGGCCTATGCCAATGAGCGCCGCCAGGGCAAGGCGGCGGATTATGCCGGCGCCGGCATGGCACCAATCGTCCATCACCCCGACGTGCAGCGCAATCTCCTGACCATGAAGGCGCTGACGCAGACGGCACGGGCGATCAGCTATTCCTGCGCCCACGCCATCGACATGGCCCGGGTCTCGGACGGTGACGAGGCAGCGCATTGGCGCGACCGCGCCAATCTTTTGACGCCGCTCGCCAAGGCATTTTCGACCGATGTCGGCGTCGAAGTGGCTTCGCTCGGTGTGCAGGTGCATGGCGGCATGGGCTTCATCGAGGAGACGGGCGCGGCGGCCTTCTACCGCGACGCGCGCATCGCGCCGATCTACGAGGGCACCAACGGCATCCAGGCGATCGACCTGGTGACCCGCAAGCTGCCGCTCGGCGGCGGCGAACATGTCCATGGCTTCATCGGCGAACTGGCCGCCGTCGCCAATGCCGTGCGCACTTCCAACCTGCAGGGTTTCGGCCGCACCGCCGATGCGCTTGATGCTGCACTCAGCGATCTGACGCAGGCGACGCGCTTCCTGCAGAAACTGTCGGCCGACGGCCGGATGGAGGAGGCGCTGGCGGGAGCGACGCCGTATCTCAGGCTGATCTCGCTTGCCGCCGGCGGCGCCTATCTGGCGCGCGGCGCGCTCGCCGACCAGGGCCGGATCGCGCTGTGCCGGTTCTTCGCCGAAAACCTGCTCGGCGAGGCACGCACTTTGAAGGAACGCGTCATCGACGGCGCGGAGAGCCTCGCTGCCGCCGGCAAGACGCTGATATCAGCTTGA
- a CDS encoding glycoside hydrolase family 25 protein, translated as MMALISAATASDFSEPWKNADRALVIDAYEYNPIDWGQLATDKRIAAFINKASDGMPPPYFCFGSDTDVKLCKALWKRHAVTRELFQTRRVVAKALGMKWGAYHLARPGNPVEQANNFLDFADPAPDDLMALDIEGIDPSQWMSLDDAEEFVRQVHRRVGRFPVLYTNGKTAQYIADNRYKYRLLSRLPLWYARYKPDIDVHFPMGNWQGYALWQFSAQANCGRFRCPYRVAGTPNNIDVNVVPTDAATLRQQWPFGGLIDVPSDYLASVPVPLSREAALAGKTTLIYADVATPPTFEEMVSVLGSRWSKFREGFHMPVVKTVPRRPGFGIVQYVAWKRTGQRSPEQLNAAFAAADPVSTGSTEIDRGQP; from the coding sequence ATGATGGCGCTGATATCGGCGGCAACGGCCTCGGACTTCTCCGAGCCATGGAAGAACGCCGACCGCGCTCTGGTCATCGACGCCTACGAGTACAATCCCATCGACTGGGGGCAGCTTGCCACCGACAAGCGCATCGCCGCCTTCATCAACAAGGCCTCCGACGGCATGCCGCCGCCCTATTTCTGTTTCGGCAGCGACACCGACGTGAAGCTGTGCAAGGCGCTGTGGAAGCGCCATGCGGTGACGCGCGAACTGTTCCAGACGCGCCGGGTCGTGGCCAAGGCGCTCGGCATGAAATGGGGGGCCTATCATCTTGCCCGGCCCGGCAATCCGGTCGAGCAGGCCAATAATTTCCTCGATTTCGCCGATCCCGCGCCGGACGATCTCATGGCGCTCGACATCGAAGGCATCGATCCCTCGCAATGGATGTCGCTTGACGATGCGGAGGAGTTCGTGCGCCAGGTGCACCGGCGCGTCGGCCGTTTCCCGGTGCTCTACACCAACGGCAAGACCGCGCAGTACATCGCCGACAATCGTTACAAATACCGGCTCCTGTCGCGGCTGCCGCTTTGGTACGCACGCTACAAACCTGATATCGACGTGCATTTCCCGATGGGCAACTGGCAGGGCTACGCGCTCTGGCAATTTTCGGCGCAGGCCAATTGCGGCCGCTTCCGTTGCCCCTACAGGGTTGCCGGCACGCCCAACAATATCGACGTCAACGTCGTGCCGACGGATGCCGCTACGCTGCGCCAGCAATGGCCCTTTGGCGGGCTGATCGACGTGCCATCCGACTATCTTGCCAGCGTGCCGGTGCCGCTCTCGCGCGAAGCCGCGCTCGCCGGCAAGACCACCCTCATTTACGCCGATGTGGCAACGCCGCCGACCTTCGAGGAAATGGTCTCGGTGCTCGGCTCGCGCTGGTCGAAATTCCGCGAGGGGTTCCACATGCCGGTCGTGAAGACGGTGCCGCGCAGGCCGGGTTTCGGCATCGTCCAATATGTCGCCTGGAAGCGGACCGGACAACGCTCACCCGAGCAGTTGAACGCAGCCTTCGCCGCGGCCGACCCGGTCAGCACCGGTTCGACCGAAATCGATCGCGGTCAGCCGTAA
- the purD gene encoding phosphoribosylamine--glycine ligase codes for MNVLLLGSGGREHALAWKIAASPLLTKLYAAPGNPGIGAEAELVKLDVADHAAVAAFCREKKIDLVVVGPEGPLVAGIADDLRAENIRVFGPSKAAARLEGSKGFTKDLCARYDIPTAAYGRFNDLASAKAYVEKTGAPIVIKADGLAAGKGVTVAMTLDEARAALDACFEGSFGAAGAEVVVEEFMTGEEASFFCLCDGTTALPFGTAQDHKRVGDGDTGPNTGGMGAYSPAPVMTPEMVERTMREIVEPTMRGMAELGAPFAGILFAGLMITDKGPKLIEYNTRFGDPECQVLMMRLKDDLLVLLNAAVDGQLAHTSIRWRDEAALTVVMAARGYPGTPEKGSVIRGVEDAAGDGVQIFHAGTAINGGALVANGGRVLNVTATGTTVGEAQKRAYAALDRIDWPDGFCRRDIGWQAVARERAS; via the coding sequence ATGAACGTTCTTCTTCTGGGCTCCGGCGGCCGCGAACATGCGCTTGCCTGGAAGATCGCCGCCTCGCCGCTGCTGACCAAGCTCTACGCGGCTCCCGGCAATCCCGGCATCGGCGCCGAGGCTGAACTGGTAAAGCTGGACGTTGCGGATCACGCCGCCGTCGCCGCCTTCTGCCGCGAGAAAAAGATCGACCTCGTCGTGGTCGGTCCGGAAGGGCCGCTGGTCGCCGGCATCGCGGACGATCTGCGCGCTGAAAACATCCGCGTCTTCGGCCCTTCGAAGGCCGCCGCGCGGCTAGAAGGGTCGAAGGGTTTCACCAAGGACCTCTGCGCCCGATACGACATCCCCACCGCCGCCTATGGCCGTTTCAACGATCTGGCCTCGGCCAAGGCCTATGTCGAAAAGACGGGCGCGCCGATCGTCATCAAGGCCGATGGGCTCGCCGCCGGCAAGGGTGTCACCGTCGCAATGACCCTGGACGAGGCGAGGGCGGCCCTCGATGCCTGTTTCGAGGGTTCCTTCGGCGCTGCCGGCGCGGAGGTGGTGGTCGAGGAATTCATGACTGGCGAGGAGGCGAGTTTCTTCTGCCTTTGCGACGGCACCACAGCGCTGCCCTTCGGCACCGCGCAGGACCACAAGCGTGTAGGCGACGGCGACACCGGCCCCAACACCGGCGGCATGGGCGCCTATTCGCCGGCTCCGGTGATGACGCCGGAGATGGTCGAGCGCACCATGCGCGAGATCGTCGAACCGACCATGCGCGGCATGGCCGAGCTTGGCGCGCCTTTCGCCGGCATCCTTTTCGCCGGGCTGATGATCACGGACAAGGGGCCGAAGCTGATCGAATACAACACCCGCTTCGGCGATCCGGAATGCCAGGTGCTGATGATGCGGCTGAAGGACGACCTGCTTGTGCTGCTCAATGCCGCCGTCGACGGTCAGCTGGCGCACACGTCCATACGCTGGCGCGACGAGGCGGCGCTCACCGTGGTGATGGCGGCGCGGGGCTATCCCGGCACGCCGGAAAAAGGCTCGGTCATCCGCGGCGTCGAGGACGCGGCTGGCGACGGCGTCCAGATCTTCCACGCCGGCACCGCCATCAATGGCGGCGCGCTGGTCGCCAATGGCGGCCGTGTCCTCAATGTGACGGCGACCGGGACCACGGTCGGCGAGGCGCAGAAGCGGGCCTATGCCGCGCTCGACCGGATCGACTGGCCGGATGGCTTCTGCCGCCGCGACATCGGCTGGCAGGCCGTGGCGCGCGAGAGGGCGAGCTGA
- a CDS encoding phytanoyl-CoA dioxygenase family protein, which yields MASLTAARAIDTGLIDADTIADYQRDGAVCIRGAFKGWVDTIAAGIERNMQNRSATASDIANGRGSFFDDYCNWERIPEFVEVVRKSPAAELAAAVMQSRTAQFFHDHVLVKEPGTQKPTPWHQDIPYYFVDGQQTVSFWIPIDPVKEATLRLIAGSHKWDKMILPVRWLDDSNFYAGEGDYLPVPDPDNDPSMKVLEWEMEPGDAILFDFRTAHGARGNLTAARRRALSLRWVGDDAHYVERPGRTSPPYHGHGMQPGQKLREDWFPVVFPG from the coding sequence ATGGCTTCCCTGACTGCCGCCCGCGCCATCGACACCGGCCTGATCGATGCGGACACCATTGCCGACTACCAGCGTGACGGCGCCGTCTGCATCCGCGGCGCCTTCAAGGGCTGGGTCGATACGATTGCCGCCGGCATCGAGCGCAATATGCAGAACCGCAGCGCCACCGCGTCCGACATCGCCAATGGCCGTGGCAGTTTCTTCGACGATTACTGCAACTGGGAGCGCATTCCCGAATTCGTCGAGGTGGTGCGGAAGTCGCCGGCCGCCGAACTGGCGGCGGCGGTGATGCAGTCGCGCACCGCGCAGTTCTTCCACGATCATGTGCTGGTCAAGGAGCCGGGCACGCAGAAGCCGACGCCCTGGCATCAGGACATCCCCTATTATTTCGTCGATGGCCAGCAGACGGTCAGTTTCTGGATCCCCATCGATCCGGTGAAGGAGGCGACGCTGCGCCTGATCGCCGGCTCGCACAAATGGGACAAGATGATCCTGCCGGTGCGCTGGCTCGACGACAGCAATTTTTATGCCGGTGAGGGCGACTACCTGCCGGTGCCCGATCCCGACAACGATCCGTCGATGAAGGTGCTTGAATGGGAGATGGAGCCGGGCGACGCCATCCTGTTCGATTTCCGCACCGCGCACGGCGCGCGCGGCAATCTGACAGCGGCCCGGCGCCGGGCGCTGTCGCTGCGCTGGGTCGGCGACGATGCCCATTATGTCGAGCGGCCGGGCCGCACCTCGCCGCCCTATCACGGCCATGGCATGCAGCCGGGCCAGAAACTGCGTGAGGACTGGTTCCCAGTCGTTTTTCCCGGCTGA
- a CDS encoding LysR family transcriptional regulator — MNLTLTQLRYLVAVARHGSVTSAAKTLNISQPSISVAIDAIEKNFGQKLFVRQRGSGVSLTSFGRVVVAKAKQVLAETDELMSLGSGNSAVGGELVLGCFEDLAPYFAPGLIRAFSERHPNVDVIVRDETFETLGRRLADAALDLGLSYDLGLPAHFARILLHELRPHALLPAGHKLADHAEVSLADLAAYPLITTDQPQSWQHMLDLFRSRGLSPVADRATSSFELQRSMVANGFGVAVSYTRPQGDRSYDGLPLICKPLSDPLPMQRIILTYDTHQRVSNAVLAFVETAKVWFSTRDIFAS, encoded by the coding sequence ATGAACCTCACCCTCACTCAACTGCGCTACCTGGTCGCCGTCGCCCGCCACGGCAGCGTAACCAGCGCGGCCAAAACTCTGAACATCTCCCAGCCCTCGATTTCGGTGGCGATCGACGCGATCGAAAAGAATTTCGGCCAGAAACTGTTCGTGCGCCAGCGCGGAAGCGGCGTTTCGCTGACCTCCTTCGGCCGCGTCGTCGTGGCCAAGGCAAAACAGGTTCTTGCCGAGACGGATGAGTTGATGAGCCTGGGCTCGGGCAATTCAGCTGTCGGCGGCGAGCTGGTGCTTGGATGTTTCGAGGATCTGGCGCCGTATTTCGCGCCGGGTCTCATCCGCGCTTTCTCCGAACGCCATCCAAATGTCGATGTCATCGTTCGCGACGAGACGTTCGAGACGCTCGGGCGGCGTCTGGCGGATGCCGCCCTCGATCTCGGCCTCAGCTACGATCTCGGCCTGCCCGCGCATTTCGCTCGCATCCTGCTGCACGAGTTGCGGCCGCATGCGCTGTTGCCGGCCGGCCATAAGCTGGCTGACCACGCCGAGGTCAGCCTGGCGGACCTGGCCGCCTATCCGCTGATCACGACGGACCAACCGCAAAGCTGGCAGCACATGCTCGACCTGTTCCGCAGCCGCGGCCTCTCGCCGGTGGCCGACAGGGCGACAAGTTCGTTCGAACTCCAGCGCAGCATGGTGGCGAATGGTTTTGGTGTCGCCGTCAGCTACACCCGCCCGCAAGGCGACCGCAGCTATGACGGCCTGCCCTTGATCTGCAAGCCGCTGTCGGATCCGCTGCCGATGCAGCGCATCATCCTCACCTATGACACACACCAGCGCGTGTCGAATGCGGTATTGGCATTCGTCGAGACGGCGAAGGTCTGGTTTTCGACACGCGACATCTTCGCGTCGTGA
- the ubiA gene encoding 4-hydroxybenzoate octaprenyltransferase produces the protein METIQSKAAQGRVADAPNGHWVYRVLPRAVWPYAQLARWDRPIGWQLLLWPCWWSAALAASAYPRPGDPLLSLLPAPLYLVLFLVGAIAMRGAGCTYNDIVDENIDNQVERTRSRPLPSGQTTRRRAWVFLVLQALVGLVVLLQFNSFAILLGICSLVVVAIYPFMKRITNWPQLFLGLAFSWGALMGWAVEFGDLDGPAIMLYIGSILWVIGYDTIYAHQDKEDDAIVGVRSTARLFGDNTKSWLAGLYGGTLICFAIAFASAQAPVVALAGLIAAGAHMARQIAVLDINDPDQCLRLFRSNNQVGWLIFLGLIGGAVWVALKPLV, from the coding sequence ATGGAAACCATCCAGTCGAAAGCGGCCCAAGGCCGTGTTGCCGATGCGCCGAACGGCCATTGGGTCTACCGTGTGCTGCCGCGCGCGGTTTGGCCTTATGCGCAGCTTGCGCGATGGGACAGGCCTATCGGCTGGCAGTTGCTTTTGTGGCCGTGCTGGTGGTCGGCAGCACTTGCCGCGAGCGCCTATCCGCGTCCCGGCGACCCGCTGCTCTCGCTGCTGCCGGCGCCATTGTATCTCGTGCTGTTCCTGGTCGGCGCCATCGCCATGCGCGGAGCCGGCTGCACCTACAACGACATCGTCGACGAGAACATCGACAACCAGGTGGAGCGCACCCGCTCGCGCCCGCTGCCGTCGGGCCAGACCACGCGCCGGCGGGCCTGGGTGTTTCTTGTCCTGCAGGCCCTGGTCGGCCTTGTCGTGCTCCTGCAGTTCAACAGCTTCGCCATCCTGCTCGGCATCTGCTCGCTGGTGGTCGTGGCCATCTATCCATTCATGAAGCGGATAACCAACTGGCCGCAACTGTTTCTCGGCCTTGCCTTTTCCTGGGGCGCGCTGATGGGATGGGCGGTCGAGTTCGGCGATCTCGATGGCCCCGCCATCATGCTCTATATCGGCTCGATCCTGTGGGTGATCGGCTACGACACGATCTATGCGCATCAGGACAAGGAAGACGACGCCATTGTCGGCGTGCGCTCGACGGCGCGGCTGTTCGGCGACAACACCAAATCGTGGCTGGCCGGGCTTTACGGCGGCACGCTGATCTGCTTCGCCATCGCCTTCGCCTCGGCGCAGGCGCCGGTGGTGGCGCTCGCCGGATTGATCGCCGCCGGCGCCCATATGGCCCGGCAGATCGCCGTGCTGGATATCAACGATCCGGACCAATGCCTGCGGCTGTTCCGGTCGAACAACCAGGTCGGCTGGCTGATCTTCCTCGGCCTGATCGGCGGCGCAGTATGGGTGGCGCTGAAGCCGCTGGTGTAG
- a CDS encoding DUF6101 family protein, with translation MNTGLKPVWAGRNMRLDPFRLPQMVSYATRDDYGDVTFTIDHRGAVIRRMLEMSGVPAIIALPANAFRGVAARAMEDPEGNVTVTLELLHNDPMLSVPLLVADDLDDVAADWRAWADAYRLPMLLIESDGVARTLEESLGAAIKTLPPQDRRKGRVSNTRRPRFLARRRAGNLGLRLVIDGQEIISRD, from the coding sequence ATGAACACCGGACTGAAGCCAGTCTGGGCGGGACGCAACATGCGCCTCGACCCATTCCGACTGCCCCAGATGGTCAGCTACGCCACGCGCGACGATTATGGCGACGTGACGTTCACCATCGACCACCGTGGCGCCGTGATCCGCCGCATGCTCGAGATGAGCGGCGTGCCGGCGATCATCGCCCTTCCGGCCAATGCGTTCCGCGGCGTTGCCGCCCGCGCAATGGAGGATCCGGAGGGCAATGTCACGGTGACCCTGGAACTCCTGCACAATGATCCGATGCTGTCGGTGCCGCTGCTGGTGGCCGACGATCTCGACGATGTCGCCGCCGACTGGCGCGCCTGGGCCGATGCCTACCGCCTGCCGATGCTGTTGATCGAATCGGACGGCGTCGCCCGCACGCTGGAAGAATCGCTCGGCGCCGCCATCAAGACGCTGCCGCCGCAGGATCGCCGCAAGGGCCGCGTTTCCAATACGCGCCGTCCGCGCTTCCTTGCCCGCCGCAGGGCCGGCAACCTCGGTCTCAGGCTGGTCATCGACGGCCAGGAGATCATTTCGCGCGATTAG
- a CDS encoding FAD-binding oxidoreductase: protein MTEIATTLDPAIIDRFAAIVGDKYALRDEQDIAPYLVERRGLWHGATSLVLRPGSVDEVSRIMRLATETGTPVVPQSGNTGLVGAQVPDKSGREIILSLSRLNRVREIDVLSNTVTAEAGVILQTLQEAADAADRLFPLSLAAQGSCQIGGNLSSNAGGTGVLAYGNARELCLGVEVVLPTGEVFDDLRKLKKDNTGYDLKDLFVGAEGTLGVITAAVLKLFPKPKGREVAFVGLSSAEAALSLFSLAMDRAGASLTAFELIGKRPYDFTLSHGQGVVRPLADDWPWYVLMQVSSGRSEDDGRALIEEVLADGLEQGIVGDAVVAASLAQGDAFWNFRETLPECQKPEGASIKHDISVPIASIPRFIEEAAGAVASVSAGARVVCFGHMGDGNLHYNISRPVDGDDEAFLALYHPMNQAVHDVVRSFHGSISAEHGIGQLKRDELIATAPPMAIDLMRRVKAAFDPAGIMNPGKVI, encoded by the coding sequence ATGACCGAAATCGCAACGACACTCGACCCCGCTATCATCGACCGCTTCGCGGCCATAGTCGGCGACAAATACGCGCTGCGCGACGAGCAGGACATCGCGCCTTACCTCGTCGAGCGGCGCGGGCTCTGGCACGGCGCGACGTCGCTGGTGCTGCGGCCGGGCAGTGTCGACGAGGTCAGCCGCATCATGCGGCTGGCGACCGAGACGGGAACGCCGGTCGTGCCGCAAAGCGGCAACACCGGGCTGGTCGGCGCCCAGGTGCCGGACAAGTCCGGCCGCGAGATCATCCTGTCGCTGTCGCGGCTGAACCGCGTCCGCGAAATCGACGTCCTGTCCAATACGGTAACGGCGGAGGCCGGCGTCATCCTGCAGACGCTGCAGGAAGCGGCCGATGCCGCCGACCGGCTGTTTCCGCTGTCGCTCGCAGCACAAGGCTCCTGCCAGATCGGCGGCAACCTGTCTTCCAACGCTGGCGGCACCGGCGTGCTGGCCTACGGCAATGCGCGTGAACTCTGTCTCGGCGTCGAGGTGGTGCTGCCGACGGGCGAGGTGTTCGACGACCTGCGCAAGCTGAAGAAGGACAACACCGGCTACGATCTGAAGGACCTGTTCGTCGGTGCCGAAGGCACACTCGGGGTCATCACCGCCGCCGTGCTGAAACTGTTCCCGAAGCCGAAGGGGCGCGAGGTCGCGTTCGTCGGCCTGTCGTCTGCCGAAGCGGCACTGTCGCTGTTCAGCCTCGCGATGGACCGCGCCGGCGCTTCGCTCACCGCCTTCGAACTGATCGGCAAGAGACCCTACGATTTCACGCTGAGCCATGGTCAAGGTGTCGTGCGGCCGCTGGCCGATGACTGGCCCTGGTATGTCTTGATGCAGGTTTCCTCCGGCCGCTCGGAAGACGACGGCCGGGCGCTGATCGAAGAGGTGCTGGCGGATGGTCTCGAGCAAGGCATCGTTGGCGATGCGGTGGTCGCGGCAAGCCTTGCCCAGGGCGACGCTTTCTGGAATTTCCGCGAGACGCTGCCCGAATGCCAGAAGCCGGAGGGCGCTTCGATCAAGCACGACATTTCGGTGCCGATCGCATCGATCCCGCGCTTCATCGAAGAGGCGGCCGGCGCGGTGGCGTCGGTCAGTGCCGGTGCCCGCGTGGTCTGCTTCGGCCATATGGGCGACGGCAACCTCCACTATAACATCTCGCGGCCCGTCGATGGCGACGACGAGGCGTTTCTCGCCCTCTACCATCCCATGAACCAGGCCGTGCACGATGTCGTGCGCTCCTTCCACGGCTCGATCTCGGCCGAGCATGGCATCGGCCAGCTGAAGCGCGACGAACTGATCGCCACCGCGCCGCCGATGGCCATCGATCTGATGCGCCGGGTGAAAGCTGCCTTCGACCCCGCCGGCATCATGAATCCCGGTAAGGTTATCTGA
- a CDS encoding L-threonylcarbamoyladenylate synthase has translation MAEILAVGEALERALALLEGGDVVAIPTETVYGLAGDATNGIGVARIFEAKGRPRFNPLIAHVADMAMAERIAVFDPLSKKLAQAFWPGPLTLVLPQRPGNGIHPLVTAGLDTIALRMPRGFGGDLIAKLGRPLAAPSANSSGRISATTAQAVAADLGVRIKLVVDGGATPVGLESTIVKAEGERLRLLRPGGIAAEEIEAAIGMELLRGGGAGVEAPGMLASHYAPGAAMRLNAGRVGEGEALLGFGGQRAEGWRHAAAFLNLSASGDLREAASNLFAYMQELDRSGARTIAVETIPFVGLGEAINDRLSRAAAPRDNAQPTP, from the coding sequence GTGGCTGAGATACTTGCCGTCGGCGAGGCGTTGGAGCGGGCGCTGGCTTTGCTCGAGGGCGGCGATGTCGTCGCCATCCCGACCGAGACCGTCTACGGGCTTGCCGGCGACGCCACCAACGGGATTGGCGTGGCGCGCATCTTCGAAGCCAAGGGGCGGCCGCGCTTCAACCCGCTGATCGCCCATGTCGCCGACATGGCGATGGCCGAGCGCATCGCCGTGTTCGATCCGCTGTCGAAGAAACTGGCACAGGCGTTCTGGCCGGGTCCGCTGACCCTGGTGCTGCCGCAGCGGCCTGGCAACGGCATCCATCCGCTGGTCACGGCCGGGCTCGACACGATCGCCTTGCGCATGCCGAGGGGTTTTGGCGGCGACCTCATCGCAAAACTTGGCCGCCCGCTTGCCGCGCCCAGCGCCAATTCCTCCGGCAGGATCAGCGCGACGACGGCGCAAGCGGTGGCGGCCGATCTTGGCGTGCGCATCAAGCTGGTGGTCGATGGCGGCGCGACGCCTGTCGGGCTGGAATCGACCATCGTCAAGGCCGAAGGGGAAAGGCTGCGCCTGCTCCGGCCCGGTGGCATTGCCGCCGAGGAGATCGAGGCGGCGATCGGTATGGAGCTGTTGCGCGGTGGAGGGGCGGGCGTCGAGGCGCCGGGCATGCTTGCCTCGCACTATGCGCCGGGTGCCGCCATGCGGCTCAATGCCGGAAGGGTCGGCGAGGGCGAAGCGTTGCTCGGCTTCGGCGGCCAGCGGGCCGAAGGCTGGCGCCATGCGGCAGCCTTCCTGAACCTGTCCGCGTCTGGTGACCTGCGCGAAGCGGCGAGCAATCTTTTCGCCTACATGCAGGAACTCGATCGCAGCGGCGCGCGCACCATCGCAGTGGAGACCATTCCGTTCGTTGGGCTGGGGGAAGCCATCAACGACCGGCTCTCGCGTGCAGCCGCCCCCCGTGACAACGCACAGCCCACACCGTAG
- a CDS encoding ATPase has product MNSDHDIEVTEETSAAAEALESASETALDHAAATAVEAADLSDDEEEGDDEDGEESDEDGAEAATLSGDEDEDEDEDEDDADEAVKAEGDEGEEESEDDESEENDDDKEEAA; this is encoded by the coding sequence ATGAATTCCGATCACGACATCGAAGTGACTGAAGAAACCTCGGCCGCCGCCGAGGCGCTTGAATCCGCTTCCGAAACCGCCCTCGATCATGCCGCTGCCACGGCTGTCGAAGCCGCTGATCTGTCTGATGACGAAGAAGAAGGCGACGACGAAGACGGCGAAGAGTCCGACGAAGACGGCGCTGAAGCCGCCACGCTCTCGGGCGATGAAGATGAAGACGAAGATGAGGACGAGGACGACGCCGATGAAGCCGTGAAGGCCGAAGGCGACGAGGGCGAAGAAGAATCCGAAGACGACGAGTCCGAGGAAAACGACGACGACAAGGAAGAAGCGGCCTGA